Proteins encoded by one window of Limnothrix sp. FACHB-406:
- a CDS encoding iron uptake porin produces MTHRFLPLLSSSALLPLLTLILGIPTGAIASEIPLLTLDDRPTVATEADLLGTDPLGTDDLAQVTAVSQLSDVQPTDWAFQALQSLVERYGCIAGYPDGTFKGNRPLSRYEFAAGLNACLDRINELIKSATDPLAAKEDLRKLQKLQEEFAAELAGLRGRVDALEARTAELEANRFSPATKLQSEAMFALADVWGDEKAGGGDLDYNATFAYWVRLNFNTSFTGKDELRVRLQSNNILPIDGDLTGTSMTRLGFDGNSGGQLRLGDLYYRFPLGDQTRAWLIANGHGTDGITDPLNVYLRSDSSGALSRFGRYSSIYRGLRGPGVGIQHRFNQHWSADVAYRAPRASSPDDEAGLFNGSYGILGQLLYQPTPSTSIGFTFTHTYFDEADVNITDNIGSAFAQRPFDRVDTAANSYGLIGAVQFSPRFNLSGWVAYTDAEAKSGGDRGANADIWTWAVTMAFPDLFKEGNVGGIIFGMPPKTTRNDLASREDRDTSLHVEALYRHRLTDNIAITPGVIVIVNPEHDEDNGMQVVGVVRTTFAF; encoded by the coding sequence ATGACCCATCGTTTTCTGCCACTACTCTCTAGCTCCGCTCTGTTGCCTCTTTTGACCCTGATTTTGGGAATACCTACGGGGGCGATCGCCTCGGAAATTCCCCTGCTGACCTTGGACGATCGCCCCACGGTGGCCACCGAAGCCGACCTGCTGGGCACGGATCCCTTAGGCACGGATGACCTGGCCCAGGTCACCGCCGTTTCGCAACTCTCGGATGTGCAACCCACCGATTGGGCATTTCAGGCGCTGCAATCCTTGGTGGAGCGCTATGGCTGCATTGCTGGTTATCCCGATGGCACATTTAAGGGCAACCGGCCCCTCAGTCGCTATGAGTTCGCCGCCGGGTTGAATGCCTGCCTCGATCGGATCAATGAGCTAATCAAGTCCGCCACCGATCCGCTTGCTGCCAAGGAAGATCTGCGGAAATTGCAAAAACTGCAAGAGGAATTCGCGGCGGAGTTGGCCGGCCTGCGGGGGCGGGTGGATGCCCTGGAAGCCCGCACGGCAGAACTGGAAGCCAATCGCTTTTCGCCGGCCACCAAGCTCCAATCCGAGGCCATGTTTGCCCTAGCTGATGTGTGGGGCGACGAAAAGGCGGGCGGCGGCGATTTGGACTACAACGCCACCTTTGCCTATTGGGTGCGGCTGAATTTCAACACCAGCTTTACCGGAAAAGACGAGTTGCGGGTGCGGCTACAAAGCAACAACATTCTCCCGATCGATGGCGACTTGACGGGAACCAGCATGACCCGCCTGGGCTTTGACGGCAACAGTGGCGGCCAGCTCCGGTTGGGGGATTTGTACTACCGCTTTCCCTTGGGCGATCAAACGCGGGCCTGGTTAATTGCCAATGGCCACGGCACGGATGGGATCACGGATCCCCTGAACGTATACCTGCGGAGTGACAGTTCTGGGGCCCTGTCCCGATTTGGGCGCTATAGCTCGATCTATCGCGGGTTGCGCGGCCCCGGTGTGGGAATTCAGCATCGTTTTAATCAACATTGGTCGGCCGATGTGGCCTACCGTGCGCCTCGGGCCAGCAGCCCGGATGATGAGGCGGGGCTGTTCAATGGCAGCTATGGCATTTTGGGGCAATTGCTCTATCAACCCACCCCCAGCACCAGCATTGGCTTCACCTTCACCCACACCTATTTCGATGAAGCGGATGTGAACATTACGGACAACATCGGCAGCGCCTTTGCCCAACGGCCGTTCGATCGGGTGGATACTGCGGCCAATTCCTACGGGTTGATCGGTGCGGTGCAATTCAGTCCCCGTTTCAATTTGTCCGGTTGGGTAGCTTATACGGATGCCGAGGCCAAATCAGGGGGCGATCGGGGGGCCAATGCGGATATCTGGACTTGGGCCGTCACGATGGCTTTCCCGGACTTGTTCAAGGAGGGCAATGTGGGCGGGATTATCTTCGGGATGCCGCCGAAAACCACGCGCAACGACTTGGCCAGCCGCGAGGATCGGGACACGTCGTTGCATGTGGAAGCCCTCTACCGCCACCGGCTGACGGATAACATCGCCATCACGCCGGGCGTGATCGTGATTGTGAACCCGGAACATGATGAGGACAACGGTATGCAGGTGGTGGGCGTGGTGCGCACTACCTTTGCGTTCTAA
- a CDS encoding ferredoxin--nitrite reductase, with translation MAQAIAPASSKLTKFEKFKAEKDGLQVKHELATFARLGWENLPEDDLNHRLKWLGVFFRPVTPGKFMLRMRLPHGICTSGQLRVLASIVERYGDDGSADITTRQNLQLRGIRLDDIPEIFQQLDRAGLTSIQSGMDNVRNITGSPVAGIDADELIDTRGLVRKVQDMITNNGDGNPSFTNLPRKFNIAIDGSRDNSVHAEINDIAFIPAYKDGKLGFNVVVGGFFSASRVAPAIPLNAWVDPRDVVSLCEAILVVYRDHGPRANRQKSRLMWLIDEWGIEKFRAVVEKQLGFPLIAAAEQDEYCWDKRDHIGIHAQKQVGLNYAGLHIPVGRLNARQMFDLARLADIYGSGELRFTVEQNVIIPNIPDSRLAVFTQEPLLKTFSIAPAPLVRELVSCTGSQFCNFALIETKQRALAVAQAVTDRVKLPRPVRIHWTGCPNSCGQPQVADIGLMGSKARKDGKTVEAVDIFLGGKVGKEAHLGDRVMKGIPCEDLNDVLVDLLVEHFQAERKSPALAEA, from the coding sequence ATGGCTCAAGCGATCGCCCCGGCAAGTTCCAAACTCACCAAGTTTGAGAAATTCAAAGCCGAAAAAGACGGACTGCAAGTTAAACACGAACTCGCCACCTTTGCCCGCTTGGGCTGGGAAAACCTCCCCGAAGATGACTTGAATCACCGTTTGAAGTGGCTAGGGGTGTTCTTTCGCCCGGTCACTCCCGGAAAGTTCATGTTGCGGATGCGGTTGCCCCACGGCATTTGCACCAGCGGCCAACTGCGCGTCCTCGCCAGCATCGTTGAGCGCTACGGCGACGATGGCAGCGCCGACATCACCACCCGCCAAAACCTGCAACTACGCGGAATTCGGTTGGATGACATTCCTGAAATTTTCCAACAGCTCGATCGCGCCGGCCTCACCAGCATCCAATCGGGCATGGACAACGTGCGCAACATCACCGGCTCCCCCGTGGCCGGCATTGATGCCGACGAGTTGATCGACACCCGGGGGCTGGTGCGCAAAGTGCAGGACATGATCACCAACAACGGTGATGGCAACCCCAGCTTCACTAACCTGCCCCGCAAATTCAACATCGCGATCGACGGCAGCCGCGACAACTCGGTTCACGCCGAAATTAACGACATCGCCTTCATCCCCGCCTACAAAGACGGCAAGCTTGGGTTCAACGTGGTGGTGGGCGGGTTCTTTTCCGCCAGCCGCGTGGCCCCCGCCATTCCCCTCAATGCCTGGGTGGATCCACGCGATGTGGTGTCCCTCTGCGAAGCGATCTTGGTGGTCTATCGGGATCACGGCCCCCGCGCCAACCGCCAAAAATCTCGGTTGATGTGGCTGATTGACGAGTGGGGAATTGAAAAATTCCGCGCCGTTGTCGAAAAGCAACTGGGATTTCCCTTGATTGCCGCCGCCGAGCAGGATGAGTATTGCTGGGACAAACGCGACCACATCGGCATCCACGCCCAAAAGCAAGTGGGCCTCAACTATGCCGGGTTACACATTCCCGTGGGCCGGCTGAATGCGCGCCAAATGTTTGACCTGGCGCGGTTGGCGGATATCTACGGCAGCGGTGAACTGCGCTTCACCGTTGAGCAAAACGTGATCATTCCCAACATTCCCGATTCCCGGTTAGCGGTTTTTACCCAAGAGCCGCTTTTGAAAACCTTTTCGATCGCCCCGGCTCCCCTCGTGCGGGAACTGGTTTCTTGCACGGGGTCGCAGTTTTGCAACTTTGCGCTGATTGAAACCAAACAGCGTGCTCTGGCCGTGGCCCAAGCCGTCACCGATCGGGTCAAGCTGCCTCGGCCAGTGCGAATTCACTGGACCGGCTGCCCCAACTCCTGCGGCCAGCCCCAAGTGGCCGACATCGGCTTGATGGGCAGCAAGGCCCGCAAGGACGGCAAAACCGTTGAGGCCGTGGACATTTTCCTCGGCGGCAAGGTGGGCAAGGAGGCCCACTTGGGCGATCGGGTCATGAAAGGCATTCCCTGCGAAGACCTGAATGATGTGCTGGTGGACTTGCTGGTGGAGCATTTCCAAGCCGAGCGCAAATCTCCCGCCCTGGCCGAGGCGTAA
- a CDS encoding CmpA/NrtA family ABC transporter substrate-binding protein has product MSSFSRRKFLFTAATAAGATVAIHGCAAGGGNQAASSPAGGDSAGGSPSPAASIAPPEVTKAKLGFIALTDAAPLIIAKEKGLFAKYGMPDVEVVKQASWAATRDNLELGSAGNGIDGAHILSPIPYLMTTGKVTKKPVPMNILARLNTNGQAISLSKDYLGQKIGLDNQPFKAALAKAKSGGKDVKVAVTFPGGTHDLWMRYWLASGGIDPNKDVSVIVVPPPQMVANIKTGTMEAFCVGEPWNAQTVSQKLGFSALVTGELWKDHPEKAFAMRADWVEKNPNATKALTMAVLEAQMWCDKPENIAEMCDIISKREWLKIKAEDILGRSQGTIDFGDGRKEEKFPLAMKFWADFASYPFKSHDLWFVTEDIRWGYLPENTDTKALVDQVNREDIWREAAKALGVPEAEIPKDTSRGVETFFDGVKFDPENPKAYLDGLKIKALKA; this is encoded by the coding sequence ATGAGCAGCTTTTCTCGCCGCAAGTTTTTGTTCACCGCCGCCACCGCTGCCGGAGCCACCGTTGCGATCCATGGTTGTGCTGCCGGAGGTGGCAACCAGGCCGCCAGCAGCCCGGCCGGTGGCGACTCCGCCGGGGGCAGCCCTTCGCCGGCCGCCTCGATCGCCCCGCCGGAAGTAACCAAAGCCAAGCTCGGTTTCATTGCCCTCACCGACGCGGCCCCCTTGATCATCGCCAAGGAAAAGGGCCTCTTCGCCAAATACGGAATGCCCGATGTGGAAGTGGTCAAGCAAGCCTCTTGGGCCGCCACTCGCGACAACCTGGAATTGGGATCGGCCGGGAACGGGATTGATGGTGCGCATATTCTTTCCCCAATTCCTTACCTGATGACCACCGGCAAGGTCACGAAAAAACCCGTGCCGATGAACATCTTGGCCCGTTTAAATACCAACGGTCAGGCTATTTCCCTCAGCAAAGACTATCTTGGTCAAAAAATCGGTCTTGACAACCAACCTTTCAAAGCAGCTCTGGCTAAAGCAAAGTCCGGTGGCAAAGATGTGAAAGTGGCCGTCACCTTCCCCGGAGGAACACACGATTTATGGATGCGCTACTGGTTGGCATCCGGTGGCATTGATCCCAACAAGGATGTGTCGGTGATTGTGGTTCCGCCGCCGCAAATGGTGGCCAACATCAAGACCGGAACCATGGAAGCCTTCTGCGTGGGTGAGCCTTGGAATGCCCAAACGGTATCCCAAAAGCTGGGTTTCTCGGCCTTGGTGACCGGTGAACTGTGGAAAGATCACCCGGAAAAGGCCTTTGCGATGCGTGCCGATTGGGTGGAAAAGAACCCGAACGCCACCAAAGCCCTGACCATGGCAGTGCTGGAAGCACAAATGTGGTGCGACAAGCCCGAAAACATTGCCGAAATGTGCGACATCATCAGCAAGCGCGAGTGGCTGAAGATCAAGGCGGAAGATATCTTGGGTCGCTCCCAAGGCACGATCGACTTTGGTGATGGGCGTAAGGAAGAAAAATTCCCGCTGGCCATGAAATTCTGGGCAGACTTCGCCTCCTATCCCTTCAAGAGCCATGACCTGTGGTTTGTCACGGAAGACATTCGCTGGGGTTACTTGCCGGAAAACACCGACACGAAAGCTTTGGTGGATCAGGTCAACCGGGAAGACATTTGGCGCGAGGCAGCTAAGGCGCTGGGTGTGCCCGAGGCGGAAATTCCCAAGGATACGTCGCGCGGGGTGGAAACCTTCTTTGATGGGGTGAAGTTTGATCCGGAAAATCCCAAGGCCTATCTCGATGGTCTGAAGATCAAGGCCCTGAAAGCCTAG
- a CDS encoding molybdopterin oxidoreductase family protein — translation MESVRTVCPYCGVGCGLEVVQGPAGLKVRGDRAHPSSQGMVCVKGATILESIDRDRLLYPMWRSALDQDFQRISWDEAFEAIVHRIQTVLANQGPDGLCMYGSGQFVTEDYYTAQKLIKGCLGTNNFDANSRLCMSSAVSGYLRSFGADGPPCSYDDLELTDCLFAIGTNTAECHPIVFNRFRKHHKANPDRVRLVVVDPRCTETGQVADLHLPIRPGTDIDLLNGMAHLLLKWDQIDRAYIEAHTGGFAAYEDLLQHYPPDRVAEQCGIAVESIEAAARIWAQSDRVLSLWSMGINQSSEGTAKVRSIINLHLLTGQMGKPGAGPFSLTGQPNAMGGREAGGLSRLLPGYRSVTNPQHRAEVEDFWNLPPGRISPTPGRAAWEIVEGLEAGAVGLLWIAATNPAVSFPDLNRTKAALSRSPFTIYQEAYYPTETSAFAHLLLPATQWSEKTGTMTNSERMVTLSQAFQPPPGEAKEDWAIFAEVGRRLGFREQFWFQSSAEVYGEFVQLTRGRPCDMTGLSHDRLRTAGPQQWPFPADGAIDPLQPAPTKRLYTDGQFHTPDRRAQFLAVHSRGLAEPPDAAYPLVLTVGRLYGHWHTQTRTGRIEKIKKLHPNPFIEIHPKDAEPLGIQEGDWVAVKSRRGDGRFPAKVTRAIAPGTVFVPMHWGSLWGDGAEANALTHPEACPDSFEPELKACAVQLQKLASPPSNLDN, via the coding sequence ATGGAATCTGTCAGAACCGTTTGTCCCTACTGCGGCGTGGGGTGTGGTTTGGAAGTGGTGCAAGGGCCGGCGGGGCTGAAGGTGCGGGGCGATCGGGCCCATCCTTCCAGCCAAGGTATGGTTTGCGTAAAAGGGGCAACGATTTTGGAGTCGATCGACCGCGATCGGCTGCTGTACCCCATGTGGCGATCCGCTTTGGATCAAGACTTTCAGCGGATTAGTTGGGATGAGGCCTTTGAGGCGATCGTGCATCGCATCCAAACCGTTTTGGCCAACCAAGGGCCCGACGGCCTTTGTATGTATGGCTCCGGGCAGTTTGTCACGGAGGATTACTACACGGCCCAAAAACTGATCAAGGGTTGCCTGGGAACCAACAATTTTGATGCCAATTCGCGGCTTTGCATGTCTTCCGCCGTCTCGGGCTACTTACGCAGCTTCGGGGCCGACGGGCCCCCCTGTAGCTATGACGATTTGGAACTGACGGATTGCCTGTTCGCGATCGGGACCAATACAGCCGAATGTCACCCGATCGTCTTTAACCGGTTCCGCAAACACCACAAGGCCAACCCCGATCGGGTGCGATTGGTGGTGGTGGATCCCCGCTGCACCGAAACGGGCCAGGTGGCCGATCTCCATTTGCCCATTCGCCCCGGCACTGACATCGACTTACTGAACGGCATGGCCCACCTGCTGCTGAAGTGGGATCAGATCGATCGCGCCTATATCGAAGCCCACACGGGCGGCTTCGCAGCCTACGAAGATTTGCTGCAACATTACCCGCCCGATCGCGTGGCCGAGCAATGCGGCATTGCGGTGGAGTCGATCGAGGCAGCGGCGCGAATTTGGGCCCAGAGCGATCGGGTCTTGTCCCTTTGGTCTATGGGCATTAACCAATCCTCCGAAGGCACAGCTAAAGTTCGCAGCATCATTAACCTGCACCTGCTGACGGGGCAAATGGGCAAACCGGGCGCGGGGCCCTTTTCCCTGACCGGCCAGCCCAACGCCATGGGCGGCCGCGAGGCCGGCGGTTTGTCGCGGTTGCTGCCGGGCTATCGCTCCGTGACCAATCCCCAGCACCGGGCCGAAGTGGAGGATTTTTGGAACCTGCCCCCGGGTCGCATTTCCCCAACACCGGGCCGGGCCGCCTGGGAAATTGTGGAAGGGCTGGAGGCGGGAGCGGTGGGCCTGTTGTGGATTGCGGCCACCAATCCCGCCGTTAGTTTTCCCGACCTGAACCGCACCAAAGCCGCCCTGAGTCGATCGCCCTTCACGATTTATCAAGAAGCCTATTACCCCACGGAAACCAGTGCCTTTGCTCATTTGCTGCTGCCCGCCACCCAATGGAGCGAAAAAACCGGCACGATGACCAATTCTGAGCGGATGGTGACCCTTTCCCAGGCGTTTCAGCCCCCTCCGGGAGAAGCCAAGGAAGATTGGGCCATCTTTGCGGAGGTGGGCCGGCGACTTGGCTTCCGGGAGCAGTTTTGGTTCCAATCCTCAGCGGAGGTTTACGGCGAATTTGTGCAATTGACCCGAGGCCGCCCTTGCGACATGACCGGTTTGAGTCACGATCGGCTCAGAACCGCTGGCCCCCAACAATGGCCTTTTCCGGCGGATGGGGCGATCGACCCTTTGCAGCCAGCCCCCACCAAGCGGTTGTATACCGATGGACAATTCCATACTCCCGATCGGCGGGCTCAATTTCTGGCGGTTCACTCGCGCGGGCTGGCGGAACCACCCGATGCGGCCTATCCCCTCGTGTTGACCGTAGGCCGGCTCTATGGCCATTGGCACACCCAAACCCGCACCGGTCGGATTGAAAAAATCAAAAAGCTGCACCCGAATCCCTTCATCGAAATTCACCCCAAGGATGCGGAACCCCTGGGCATCCAGGAGGGCGACTGGGTGGCGGTGAAGTCGCGCCGGGGCGATGGGCGGTTTCCGGCCAAGGTGACCCGGGCGATCGCGCCGGGAACCGTGTTTGTGCCCATGCATTGGGGATCCCTGTGGGGTGACGGGGCCGAAGCCAACGCCCTCACCCACCCGGAAGCTTGTCCCGACTCCTTTGAACCGGAACTGAAGGCATGTGCTGTTCAGTTGCAAAAGCTGGCCTCACCGCCCAGCAATCTGGATAATTAA
- a CDS encoding nitrate ABC transporter ATP-binding protein (This model describes the ATP binding subunits of ATP-binding cassette (ABC) transporters for nitrate transport, or for bicarbonate transport, in bacteria and archaea.) gives MTPFLEIDHVDKIFPLPGGDRYIALQNINVEIKQGEFISLIGHSGCGKSTLLNIIAGLDRPTSGGAILNGRQIEAPGPDRMVVFQNYSLLPWKTVRDNIALAVNTVLKNLPKEERRAIVEENIQLVGLAHAADKLPGELSGGMKQRVAIARALATRPQVLLLDEPFGALDALTRGGLQEQLMRICEESHVTCVMVTHDVDEALLLSDRVVMLTTGPAAHVGQILEVDIPRPRSRMDVVNHPSYYSLRNEIVYFLNQQKRSKKRKVAAPVVAAGNGLEKVNLELGFIPLTDCAPLAIAREKGFFAKHGLEQVTLQRKPNWKSIAHGVASGQLDAAQMVTGMPLAMTLGSSESEPVPIQASMVLSRNGNAITWGKRLIEQGVNDLATFKSLIERDPDKVHTFAMVHPASMHNLLLRHWFASGGIDPDWDISLATVPPPQMVSNLKAGNIDGYCVGEPWNSRAVQEGIGQIMATDLDLFPGHVEKVLGVREDWAQAYPNTHAALLTALLEACEYCDDHRNRAEVLEILARPDYVGLPVEMISPGFLSPLDRGDGSEAQALYTFHQFFVSRSACPDAVQSLWTLAQMARWEITPFPRNWVEVMERVNPTATYLTAARNLGLPEVELDRKPIVLFDGQTFDPDRPIDYLDNLAIKRNIRVAEIRVDEIFSCSVSPS, from the coding sequence ATGACTCCTTTTTTGGAAATCGATCACGTTGACAAAATCTTTCCGCTGCCGGGGGGCGATCGCTACATTGCGCTCCAAAACATCAACGTTGAGATCAAGCAAGGGGAATTTATTTCCCTGATTGGTCACTCCGGCTGCGGCAAGTCCACCCTGCTGAACATCATTGCGGGCCTCGATCGCCCCACCAGTGGCGGGGCCATCTTGAACGGTCGCCAAATCGAAGCCCCGGGGCCCGATCGGATGGTGGTGTTCCAAAACTACTCCCTGTTGCCCTGGAAAACCGTCCGCGACAACATCGCCCTGGCCGTCAACACGGTGCTTAAGAATCTGCCCAAGGAAGAGCGGCGGGCGATCGTGGAAGAGAATATTCAGCTCGTGGGGTTGGCCCACGCGGCCGATAAGCTTCCCGGCGAACTGTCCGGCGGCATGAAACAGCGGGTGGCGATCGCCCGGGCCCTGGCCACCCGTCCCCAAGTGTTGTTGCTCGATGAACCCTTCGGGGCCTTGGATGCCCTGACCCGGGGCGGCCTCCAAGAGCAACTGATGCGCATTTGCGAAGAGAGCCATGTCACCTGCGTGATGGTGACCCACGATGTGGACGAAGCCTTGCTCCTGAGCGATCGGGTGGTGATGCTAACCACTGGCCCCGCCGCCCATGTGGGGCAAATTCTGGAGGTGGATATTCCCCGTCCCCGCAGCCGCATGGACGTGGTGAACCATCCCAGCTACTACAGCCTGCGCAACGAAATCGTTTACTTCCTCAATCAACAAAAACGTTCCAAGAAACGGAAAGTGGCGGCCCCTGTGGTGGCGGCCGGCAATGGCCTGGAAAAGGTCAACTTGGAGCTGGGTTTCATTCCCCTCACTGACTGTGCGCCCCTGGCGATCGCCCGGGAAAAGGGATTCTTTGCCAAGCACGGTCTAGAGCAGGTCACCCTTCAGCGCAAACCCAATTGGAAATCGATCGCCCATGGAGTCGCCAGCGGCCAGCTCGACGCGGCCCAAATGGTGACCGGAATGCCCTTGGCCATGACCCTGGGCAGCAGCGAAAGCGAACCCGTGCCAATCCAAGCCTCCATGGTGCTGTCCCGCAACGGCAACGCCATCACCTGGGGCAAACGCCTGATCGAACAGGGCGTGAATGACCTGGCCACCTTCAAGAGTTTGATTGAGCGGGATCCGGACAAGGTTCACACCTTTGCCATGGTGCATCCGGCTTCCATGCACAACCTGTTGCTGCGGCATTGGTTCGCCTCCGGCGGCATTGACCCCGATTGGGATATCAGCTTGGCCACCGTGCCGCCGCCGCAGATGGTCTCGAACCTGAAGGCGGGCAACATTGACGGCTATTGCGTCGGAGAGCCTTGGAACTCCCGAGCCGTGCAAGAGGGCATTGGTCAAATCATGGCCACGGATCTTGACCTGTTCCCGGGTCATGTGGAAAAAGTGCTGGGGGTGCGGGAAGATTGGGCCCAGGCCTATCCCAATACCCATGCGGCCCTGCTGACGGCCCTGCTGGAGGCCTGTGAATATTGCGATGATCATCGCAACCGGGCTGAGGTGTTGGAAATTTTGGCCCGCCCCGACTATGTGGGGCTGCCGGTGGAGATGATTTCGCCCGGGTTCCTGTCGCCGCTCGATCGGGGTGATGGTTCCGAGGCCCAAGCGCTTTACACCTTCCATCAGTTCTTTGTGAGCCGATCGGCCTGTCCCGACGCGGTACAGTCCCTTTGGACCCTGGCCCAGATGGCCCGCTGGGAAATTACGCCCTTCCCCCGCAATTGGGTGGAGGTGATGGAACGGGTGAACCCGACGGCCACCTATCTGACTGCGGCTCGCAATTTGGGACTGCCGGAGGTGGAATTAGACCGCAAGCCGATCGTCCTGTTTGACGGCCAAACCTTTGACCCCGATCGCCCGATCGACTACCTCGACAACCTGGCGATTAAACGCAATATCCGTGTGGCCGAAATTCGGGTCGATGAAATCTTTAGCTGCTCCGTTTCTCCTAGCTAA
- the ntrB gene encoding nitrate ABC transporter permease yields MAASSSSSLVDSIIRFVPLSKKNARKVIAAIVGTLICLVAWQAICSIPGAPLPGPLEVFGDTQELIVGAFDRTDPNSTDVGIFWHLMASLQRVAIGFSAAAIIGVLVGILIGSNPLIYDALDPVFQLLRTIPPLAWLPISLEALKNNQSAALFVIFITAVWPVLLNTVTGVQQVPQDYKNVARVLRLGRVEYFLNVLFPATVPYVFTGLRIGVGLSWLAIVAAEMLVGGVGIGFFIWDAYNSSLTSEIILALIFVGLVGLLLDRFVAFLGSIAVPPERR; encoded by the coding sequence ATGGCTGCAAGTAGTTCTAGTTCGCTCGTTGATTCGATTATTCGTTTTGTGCCGCTGTCTAAGAAAAATGCCCGCAAAGTGATTGCGGCCATTGTGGGAACGCTCATTTGCTTGGTGGCTTGGCAGGCAATTTGCTCAATTCCCGGAGCACCCTTGCCGGGGCCCCTGGAAGTGTTTGGCGACACCCAGGAATTGATTGTGGGTGCGTTCGATCGCACGGATCCCAACAGCACCGATGTGGGCATTTTTTGGCACTTAATGGCCAGCTTGCAGCGGGTGGCGATTGGCTTTTCAGCGGCAGCAATTATTGGGGTTTTAGTGGGCATTCTGATCGGCAGCAACCCGCTGATCTATGACGCACTGGATCCGGTCTTTCAACTCTTACGAACCATCCCGCCATTGGCTTGGCTGCCCATTTCCTTGGAAGCCTTGAAAAATAACCAATCGGCGGCGCTGTTTGTAATTTTCATTACAGCAGTTTGGCCGGTTTTGCTGAACACGGTAACCGGTGTGCAGCAAGTGCCCCAAGACTACAAAAACGTGGCCCGGGTGCTGCGTTTGGGGCGAGTGGAATATTTCCTGAACGTGCTGTTTCCGGCCACGGTTCCCTATGTTTTCACGGGTCTGCGGATTGGCGTTGGGCTGTCCTGGTTGGCCATTGTGGCGGCGGAAATGCTGGTGGGCGGTGTTGGCATTGGGTTCTTCATCTGGGATGCCTATAACAGCTCCCTGACCAGTGAAATTATCCTGGCGTTGATTTTTGTGGGCTTGGTGGGGCTGTTGCTCGATCGATTCGTGGCTTTTTTGGGCAGCATTGCCGTGCCGCCGGAACGCCGCTAA
- a CDS encoding DUF3181 family protein, which yields MSKSVSNEAIETLAAEIGDVAYLDIAKWHLDLAHAHLHSALAEKIYPLLLDRTFSRAKLTALLGEMAIEIGAGKRSIPLLDFIPDREVERLYQAIDDYQAKL from the coding sequence ATGTCGAAATCTGTCAGTAATGAAGCGATCGAAACCTTGGCCGCAGAGATTGGCGATGTGGCCTATCTGGACATTGCCAAATGGCATCTCGATTTGGCCCATGCCCATTTGCACAGTGCCCTCGCTGAAAAAATCTATCCCCTCTTGCTCGATCGCACCTTCAGCCGTGCCAAGCTGACCGCTTTGTTAGGGGAAATGGCGATCGAAATTGGGGCCGGCAAGCGATCGATTCCCCTGTTGGATTTCATTCCCGATCGGGAGGTGGAGCGGCTTTATCAGGCGATCGATGACTATCAAGCCAAGCTCTAG
- a CDS encoding ABC transporter ATP-binding protein, producing the protein MQTLSSQTVPPMVVAAEPDFLVIDQVSKVYQTPKGPYPVLDGVNLRVAEGEFVSVIGHSGCGKSTLLNMVSGFAEPTAGEVRLEQQRITRPGPDRMVVFQNYALLPWKTVLENVLLAVKAVYTTQPKEAQRQLALKYLEMVGLSEAIHKRPAEISGGMKQRVSIARALAICPKVLILDEPFGALDPITREELQDELLQIWRENQVTVLMITHDIDEALYLSDRLVMMTNGPAAKIGEVMDIPFPRPRDRARLLEDPKYYELRNYALDFLYNRYAHDDAAE; encoded by the coding sequence ATGCAAACCCTCTCTTCTCAAACCGTCCCGCCCATGGTTGTCGCAGCGGAACCCGATTTTTTGGTGATTGACCAAGTTTCCAAGGTCTATCAAACGCCCAAGGGGCCATACCCCGTGCTGGATGGGGTCAACTTGCGGGTAGCCGAAGGTGAATTTGTTTCGGTGATTGGTCACTCGGGTTGCGGCAAGTCCACCCTATTGAACATGGTTTCGGGCTTTGCGGAACCGACGGCCGGTGAAGTGCGCCTAGAGCAGCAGCGAATCACTCGGCCCGGCCCCGATCGGATGGTGGTGTTCCAAAACTATGCCCTGCTGCCCTGGAAAACCGTTTTGGAAAATGTGTTGTTGGCGGTGAAAGCCGTTTACACCACCCAACCCAAGGAAGCACAGCGGCAATTGGCCCTGAAATATTTGGAGATGGTGGGGCTGAGTGAAGCAATTCACAAGCGGCCGGCGGAAATTTCCGGGGGGATGAAACAGCGGGTGTCGATCGCCCGGGCCCTGGCCATTTGCCCCAAGGTGTTGATTCTGGATGAACCCTTTGGAGCGTTGGATCCCATCACCCGCGAAGAGTTGCAAGACGAGTTGCTGCAAATTTGGCGGGAAAATCAGGTCACGGTGTTGATGATCACCCATGACATTGATGAGGCGCTCTACCTGTCCGATCGATTGGTGATGATGACCAATGGCCCCGCTGCCAAGATTGGAGAGGTGATGGATATTCCGTTCCCCCGACCGCGCGATCGGGCCCGACTTTTGGAAGATCCCAAATATTACGAGCTGCGCAACTACGCACTCGACTTCCTTTATAACCGCTATGCCCACGATGACGCGGCGGAATAG